A genome region from Clostridium pasteurianum includes the following:
- the murI gene encoding glutamate racemase has protein sequence MDIRNNPVGVIDSGVGGISVLREALKQLPHENFIYYGDSKNAPYGIKNVQEVRNLTFNVVEQLLNMNIKALVVACNTATSAAIEELRKRYKSIPIIGIEPALKPAVELKRKGKIIIMATPMTLSEKKFENLMKKYAEETEIVKLPCPGLVELIEDGIVEGKEMQDYLMSKLQKYLENDISAFVLGCTHYPFVKKEIAKLVPKDVPIIDGSEGTVLQLKRKLKIYNILNRNEEKGKVKMLNSLDDSKIIDLSFKLLHLK, from the coding sequence GTGGATATAAGAAATAATCCTGTGGGTGTTATTGATTCTGGTGTTGGAGGAATAAGTGTTTTAAGAGAAGCCTTAAAACAGCTGCCGCATGAGAATTTTATTTACTATGGAGATTCAAAAAATGCACCATATGGGATAAAAAACGTTCAAGAAGTAAGAAATTTAACTTTTAATGTAGTGGAACAGCTTTTAAATATGAATATAAAAGCACTTGTTGTGGCCTGTAATACAGCAACTAGTGCGGCAATAGAAGAACTTAGAAAGAGATATAAGAGTATTCCTATAATAGGGATAGAGCCTGCCCTTAAACCAGCAGTAGAATTAAAAAGAAAAGGCAAAATAATAATAATGGCAACACCAATGACTCTTTCTGAAAAGAAGTTTGAAAATCTCATGAAAAAATATGCTGAAGAAACTGAGATAGTAAAACTTCCATGCCCAGGTCTTGTGGAGCTTATAGAAGATGGCATAGTCGAGGGAAAAGAAATGCAAGATTATTTAATGAGTAAACTTCAAAAGTATTTAGAAAATGATATATCAGCATTTGTACTTGGATGTACTCATTACCCGTTTGTTAAAAAAGAAATTGCAAAACTTGTTCCAAAAGATGTGCCTATAATTGATGGCAGTGAGGGAACTGTTTTACAACTTAAGAGGAAACTCAAGATTTATAATATTTTAAATAGAAATGAAGAAAAGGGAAAAGTAAAAATGCTCAATTCTCTTGATGATAGCAAAATAATAGATTTAAGTTTTAAGCTTTTACATTTGAAGTAG
- the proC gene encoding pyrroline-5-carboxylate reductase: MDKKIGFIGCGNMAQAMIRGIVKAKTVPAKNITVSNPSSEKLKKVKEAYKVLTTNDNKEVALNSDIVILSVKPNKYAEVIEEIKESISKDAIIVAIAAGVSIEKINIMFKENKKVVRAMPNTPAFVGEAMSAITPGKGIEKKELDDIIEIFNSFGKCEVVDESLMDTVTGVSGSSPAYVYMFIEAMADAAVLNGMPREKAYKFAAQSVLGSAKMVLETGEHPGKLKDDVCSPGGTTIEAVYSLEESGFRAAVMEAVDACTNKSKSMGK; encoded by the coding sequence ATGGATAAGAAAATAGGTTTTATTGGCTGCGGAAATATGGCACAGGCAATGATAAGGGGAATAGTTAAAGCTAAGACTGTACCGGCTAAAAATATAACAGTAAGTAATCCTTCAAGTGAAAAACTGAAAAAGGTTAAAGAAGCCTACAAGGTATTAACTACAAATGACAATAAAGAAGTTGCACTTAATTCAGATATTGTAATATTATCTGTAAAGCCTAATAAATATGCAGAAGTTATAGAGGAAATAAAAGAATCAATATCAAAGGATGCCATAATAGTTGCTATAGCGGCAGGGGTTTCTATAGAAAAGATAAATATTATGTTTAAGGAAAATAAAAAGGTTGTAAGAGCTATGCCAAATACGCCTGCTTTTGTTGGTGAAGCTATGTCTGCGATAACTCCTGGTAAGGGAATTGAAAAAAAGGAGCTTGACGATATAATAGAAATTTTTAATTCATTTGGAAAATGTGAAGTTGTAGATGAAAGCTTAATGGATACAGTAACAGGAGTAAGTGGTTCTTCTCCAGCATATGTTTATATGTTTATTGAAGCTATGGCAGATGCGGCAGTTTTAAATGGAATGCCTAGGGAAAAAGCATATAAATTTGCAGCACAATCTGTTTTAGGATCAGCTAAAATGGTACTTGAAACAGGAGAGCATCCAGGTAAACTTAAGGATGATGTATGTTCGCCAGGAGGAACAACTATTGAAGCAGTTTATTCTCTTGAAGAGAGCGGATTTAGAGCAGCAGTAATGGAAGCAGTAGATGCATGCACAAACAAGTCAAAAAGCATGGGGAAGTAA
- a CDS encoding S24 family peptidase, whose amino-acid sequence MNRAGEKIRKIREEAKLSQKQFAKKLGVAEKFINEVECGRKVINDNMIHRIKKLFGKDINDINMIANEEEETNESKYAFKTPLKKKETNAVWTDAFSSILKSVPVYDYSFKNVISKKSLPVVDNKIEGFNQDKVFFIKIENNDMTGFRIMKDDIAFGHMTGEIENNAICLIEYNNLRVLRQIKRLDGNKLLLISNNGNLMTQTVQANDIKIIGKIVKIEFYV is encoded by the coding sequence ATGAATAGAGCAGGAGAAAAAATTAGAAAAATCAGAGAAGAAGCTAAACTTTCTCAAAAGCAGTTTGCTAAAAAATTAGGGGTAGCAGAGAAGTTTATTAATGAAGTTGAATGTGGAAGAAAAGTTATAAATGATAATATGATACATAGAATAAAAAAATTATTTGGTAAAGATATTAATGATATAAATATGATTGCAAATGAAGAAGAGGAAACAAATGAGTCTAAGTATGCTTTTAAAACTCCATTAAAGAAGAAGGAAACAAATGCAGTTTGGACCGATGCATTTAGTTCTATTTTAAAGAGTGTACCTGTGTATGATTATTCATTTAAGAATGTAATTTCTAAAAAATCTCTTCCTGTTGTGGATAACAAAATTGAAGGATTTAATCAGGACAAAGTTTTCTTTATAAAAATTGAAAATAATGATATGACAGGATTTAGAATAATGAAGGACGATATAGCATTTGGACATATGACAGGAGAAATTGAGAATAATGCTATTTGTCTTATTGAGTACAATAACTTGAGAGTTTTAAGACAAATAAAAAGATTGGACGGAAACAAACTATTACTTATAAGCAATAATGGAAATTTAATGACTCAAACAGTTCAGGCAAATGACATAAAGATTATAGGTAAGATAGTTAAGATAGAATTTTATGTTTAA
- a CDS encoding S8 family peptidase produces the protein MFTDKSDAFLGLFFNVPQNVKDKLLTLKAIGTAQNVEVVIKFVDNPVNLKNSVDKLGGTFEDLGFGFGIVTISINNLDKLGSIPQIQYIELPKNLYADFLPANEASCVLSAWDVYKLSGKGVLVGFIDSGIDYTHQAFMNKDGTSRIQYIYDLSSGGKVWNNNDINRAIKSNNPFSVVPERDDLGHGTHVAGIACGGGNIDRRHFGPAYESSIAMVKMTGEGKTVYGKSTQLMRGVKFLVDRANSMNVPLVINLSFSTNDGAHDGTSLLEQYIENICLLEKINFVISAGNEGDRGHHVGSELKDTQTISMNISEDEKIITLQMYKSFTEDISIEIKNPANVSTGVINIKEGYSNGRIQNDRYFIYYSGPKPFSLNGEILISLTSDSAALVSGIWMITITKKSKTKGVYDIWMPIAEGLNPKTRFLRPNVYDTLGIPGTVKDAVTVGSYNHVTGTISSFSGRGRETGNPIKPDVVSPGENIESSVPGGGYDSLSGTSMAAPTVSGICALLMQWGIVLRNDLYMYGDRLKYYLLKGAKRNREDVIYPDPTFGYGAVCLNDTLSLIITRNKKLLRQTQKSCENIYFKEDYMNMTVEADSDIINAISKLDYACAFPIGNNYYIVSVQGNRQEDLLKAVPQILYVEMPAIYTQCALSPLDTANINKFHDNPYLTLTGRGVIAGIIDTGIDYLNSEFMYEDNTTRIMTIWDQTGVYDPKNKEISHGHEYSSTEINEAIALSKNKGDPYSKVNSRDEDGHGTKVASIIGGRGKYVGAAPDCTFAVVKLAKAKKISLNRYGIMDTPKCFTTTSVAIIQAIKYLFDYAHKVNMPIVIYIPLGTNEGGHDGHSLVERYIDQISRIRGVAVVCGTGNEGDTNTHTSGIFKSTNDVNVIEFKSGQNQKNLPMNIWFNKPDRVSLSLTSPSGEIIDKIPVKYKGQYTTKLVYEESTVYVKYNFPEELTGDELISVYIQDIKPGVWKLTLTGEYISNGQYNAWMPQRALLEEGTEFLNPSQYITLTVPATSESAIVCSYYNQDNNTLIASSGRGYTRDDRIAPIVGAGGYEVPTVGNNGETATMTGSSPASAVLAGAVILMLQWGIVDGNDKTMYSTKIKTYIIRGAARREGEVYPNREIGYGLLDLNGVFERMRSEKKSRVFVRVPNEIKKFLDKK, from the coding sequence ATTTTTACGGATAAGAGTGATGCATTTTTAGGTTTATTTTTTAATGTCCCACAAAATGTGAAAGATAAGTTATTAACACTCAAAGCTATTGGTACAGCTCAAAATGTTGAAGTTGTGATAAAATTTGTGGATAACCCTGTTAATTTAAAGAATTCTGTGGATAAATTAGGAGGAACTTTTGAAGATTTAGGTTTTGGCTTCGGCATTGTAACAATATCAATAAACAATCTTGATAAATTGGGTAGCATACCTCAAATTCAATATATAGAACTGCCCAAAAATCTTTATGCTGATTTTCTTCCTGCTAATGAAGCAAGCTGTGTTTTAAGTGCCTGGGATGTATATAAGCTTTCTGGTAAGGGAGTATTAGTTGGATTTATAGATTCAGGTATTGATTATACACATCAAGCTTTTATGAACAAAGATGGTACCAGCAGGATTCAGTATATATATGATTTAAGTTCTGGAGGCAAGGTATGGAATAATAATGATATAAATAGAGCAATTAAGTCTAATAACCCATTTTCAGTAGTGCCAGAAAGAGATGATTTGGGACATGGGACACATGTTGCGGGAATAGCCTGCGGAGGCGGAAATATAGACAGAAGACATTTTGGACCTGCTTATGAGAGCAGCATTGCAATGGTTAAAATGACAGGAGAGGGCAAGACCGTTTATGGGAAAAGTACACAGCTTATGCGCGGGGTAAAATTTTTAGTAGATAGAGCCAATTCAATGAATGTACCTCTTGTAATAAACTTGAGTTTCAGTACTAATGATGGAGCTCATGATGGAACAAGTCTTCTTGAGCAGTATATAGAAAATATATGTCTACTTGAAAAAATAAATTTTGTAATTTCAGCTGGAAATGAGGGAGATAGGGGACATCATGTGGGGTCAGAATTAAAGGATACTCAAACTATATCTATGAATATAAGTGAAGATGAGAAAATCATAACTCTTCAGATGTACAAAAGTTTTACGGAGGATATAAGTATAGAAATTAAAAATCCAGCTAATGTGTCCACAGGGGTAATTAATATAAAAGAAGGTTACAGTAATGGGCGTATACAAAATGATAGGTATTTTATATATTACAGCGGTCCAAAACCCTTTAGCTTAAATGGTGAAATTTTAATAAGCCTTACATCTGACTCGGCTGCTCTTGTTTCAGGAATCTGGATGATAACTATAACTAAAAAATCTAAAACTAAGGGTGTTTATGATATATGGATGCCTATAGCAGAGGGGCTTAATCCAAAGACTAGATTCTTAAGACCAAATGTTTATGATACTCTTGGTATTCCGGGAACAGTAAAGGATGCGGTGACGGTTGGAAGTTATAATCATGTTACAGGGACAATATCAAGTTTTTCAGGAAGAGGACGAGAAACAGGAAATCCCATAAAACCCGATGTGGTATCGCCGGGAGAAAATATAGAATCGTCAGTTCCTGGTGGAGGTTATGATAGCCTTTCTGGAACATCAATGGCAGCACCTACTGTATCTGGTATTTGTGCGCTTTTAATGCAGTGGGGGATAGTTCTTAGAAACGATTTATACATGTATGGAGATAGACTAAAGTATTATTTGCTTAAGGGAGCAAAACGAAATAGGGAGGATGTTATTTACCCTGATCCAACTTTTGGCTATGGTGCAGTGTGCTTAAACGATACTCTAAGCTTAATTATCACAAGAAATAAAAAGCTTTTAAGGCAGACTCAAAAGTCATGCGAAAATATATATTTTAAAGAAGATTACATGAACATGACAGTTGAAGCAGACAGCGATATTATTAATGCTATTTCAAAATTAGACTATGCTTGTGCATTTCCTATAGGAAACAATTACTATATTGTGAGCGTACAGGGAAATAGGCAGGAGGATCTTTTAAAGGCTGTTCCTCAAATACTTTATGTTGAGATGCCAGCAATTTATACTCAGTGTGCTTTATCACCGCTTGATACTGCGAATATCAATAAATTTCATGATAATCCGTATTTGACACTTACAGGCAGGGGAGTTATTGCAGGTATTATAGATACAGGTATAGATTATTTAAACAGCGAGTTTATGTATGAGGACAATACAACCAGAATTATGACTATATGGGATCAAACTGGAGTGTATGATCCAAAGAATAAAGAAATAAGTCATGGACATGAATATTCATCAACAGAGATAAATGAGGCAATTGCCCTAAGTAAAAATAAAGGGGACCCATACAGCAAGGTGAATTCTAGGGATGAAGATGGTCATGGTACGAAGGTCGCCAGCATAATAGGAGGACGTGGTAAATACGTAGGAGCGGCACCGGATTGTACTTTTGCGGTAGTTAAGCTTGCGAAAGCAAAAAAGATTTCGCTTAACCGCTATGGAATAATGGATACTCCAAAGTGCTTTACTACTACCAGTGTAGCTATAATTCAAGCAATAAAATATTTGTTTGATTATGCTCATAAGGTTAATATGCCAATAGTCATCTATATTCCATTAGGAACAAATGAGGGTGGTCACGATGGACATTCACTTGTGGAAAGGTATATAGATCAGATTTCAAGGATAAGAGGAGTTGCAGTGGTATGTGGTACTGGCAATGAGGGCGATACTAATACTCATACTTCGGGAATATTTAAAAGTACAAATGATGTAAATGTGATTGAATTTAAATCGGGACAGAATCAAAAGAATCTCCCTATGAATATATGGTTTAACAAGCCGGATAGGGTTTCCCTGAGCTTAACTTCTCCTTCTGGTGAAATCATAGACAAGATTCCTGTTAAATACAAGGGTCAATATACTACAAAACTGGTTTATGAAGAAAGTACGGTTTATGTGAAATACAATTTTCCAGAGGAACTTACGGGGGACGAACTTATAAGCGTATATATACAGGATATAAAACCAGGCGTATGGAAGCTCACTTTAACTGGTGAATATATATCTAATGGACAATACAATGCTTGGATGCCTCAAAGGGCTCTTTTGGAAGAAGGAACGGAATTTTTAAATCCTTCTCAGTATATAACTCTTACGGTACCCGCAACCAGTGAAAGCGCAATAGTATGTAGTTACTATAATCAGGATAACAATACTTTAATAGCAAGCTCTGGTAGAGGTTATACGAGGGATGATAGAATAGCGCCTATAGTGGGAGCAGGAGGATATGAGGTACCTACTGTAGGAAATAATGGAGAGACTGCAACAATGACAGGGAGCAGCCCAGCTTCAGCTGTTCTTGCAGGAGCAGTTATCTTAATGCTTCAATGGGGAATTGTTGACGGAAATGATAAAACAATGTATTCAACCAAAATAAAAACTTATATTATAAGGGGGGCGGCAAGGCGTGAAGGAGAGGTTTATCCTAATCGTGAAATTGGTTATGGTCTTCTTGACTTAAATGGTGTCTTTGAAAGAATGAGAAGTGAAAAGAAAAGCAGGGTTTTTGTAAGAGTGCCTAATGAGATAAAAAAATTTTTGGATAAAAAGTAG
- a CDS encoding peptidoglycan-binding domain-containing protein, with the protein MAKGRLQMQVFKGDDYIPVEKSKVTITKSSGTGTGNEKSIVVSTDSSGLTQEVELDTPPLEYSMNPTNQIPYGLYDVRVEASGLSPKLIKGCQVMPNSLAMQDCNLPPARERQEVIIEIRPNVLVGNYPRKIPEDPEKPMVPPPSGFVVLPEPQVPQYIVVHAGPPDAAAPNYTVRFINYIKNVASCEIFSTWPESTIRANVLCIVSFVLNRVYTEWYRGKGKDFTITNSTAFDQAFNYGRNIYKSISNVVDDVFSTYIKRPGRKQPLLTQFCDGKNVSCPGWLTQWGSKYLGDQGKNAPQIIRNFYGSDVQFATAQKVKGIPMSYPGYVLKVGSTGNPVRTIQTYLNRISVDYPAIPKVAVTSIYNDATRKSVLQFQKIFNMPPIGNVDYATWYRISDIYVAVTKIGELRDDYTEDEGIFFPPIAYTDKPVPYINYPQNYI; encoded by the coding sequence ATGGCAAAAGGTAGATTGCAAATGCAGGTTTTTAAGGGAGATGACTATATACCGGTAGAAAAATCAAAGGTTACCATAACTAAATCAAGTGGTACCGGCACTGGAAATGAAAAAAGCATAGTGGTTTCAACGGATAGTTCAGGTCTTACACAGGAAGTAGAGCTTGATACGCCGCCACTTGAATATTCAATGAATCCAACAAATCAAATTCCTTATGGTCTTTATGATGTAAGAGTTGAAGCTTCAGGTTTAAGCCCAAAGCTTATAAAAGGCTGTCAGGTAATGCCAAATAGTTTGGCAATGCAGGATTGTAATTTACCACCTGCTAGAGAAAGGCAGGAGGTTATTATAGAGATAAGGCCAAATGTGCTTGTTGGAAATTATCCTCGTAAAATACCGGAAGATCCAGAAAAGCCAATGGTACCGCCGCCTAGTGGCTTTGTTGTTTTGCCAGAACCTCAGGTGCCTCAATATATAGTTGTTCATGCGGGTCCTCCGGATGCAGCAGCACCAAATTATACAGTGAGATTTATTAATTATATAAAGAACGTAGCTTCATGTGAAATATTCTCAACTTGGCCTGAAAGCACCATAAGAGCTAATGTTTTATGTATAGTTTCTTTCGTACTCAATAGAGTTTATACAGAATGGTATAGGGGAAAAGGAAAGGATTTTACCATAACAAATTCAACAGCTTTTGATCAAGCATTTAATTATGGACGTAATATATATAAAAGTATAAGTAACGTAGTTGATGATGTATTTTCAACATACATTAAGCGTCCAGGTAGAAAACAGCCGCTTTTAACGCAATTTTGTGATGGGAAAAATGTAAGCTGCCCTGGATGGCTAACTCAATGGGGAAGTAAGTACCTTGGCGATCAGGGGAAAAATGCGCCTCAAATTATTAGAAATTTTTATGGCTCTGATGTTCAATTTGCCACAGCTCAAAAGGTAAAAGGTATACCAATGTCGTATCCTGGATATGTTTTAAAAGTAGGTTCTACGGGAAATCCAGTTAGAACTATTCAAACTTACCTAAATAGAATTTCTGTAGATTATCCTGCAATTCCTAAAGTTGCAGTAACCAGCATTTACAATGATGCAACTAGAAAATCTGTGTTGCAATTTCAAAAGATATTTAACATGCCACCTATAGGAAATGTGGACTATGCTACCTGGTATAGAATTTCAGACATATATGTTGCAGTAACTAAGATAGGAGAACTGAGGGACGATTACACTGAAGATGAAGGAATATTTTTTCCACCTATAGCGTACACAGATAAGCCGGTTCCATATATTAATTATCCACAAAATTATATTTAA
- a CDS encoding pyridoxamine 5'-phosphate oxidase family protein, whose product MRNPEQTIGNLIDKSNITIISYVDNEGFPISKAMLSPREREGIKTFWFSTNTSSNKVKYFRENPKASIYFFNRRFFRGVSLVGIIEVIETPEAKEKLWRDGDTVYYKQGVTDPDYCVLKFTAKKGRYYSSLKSEDFDI is encoded by the coding sequence ATGAGAAATCCAGAGCAAACAATTGGCAATCTGATTGATAAAAGTAATATAACAATTATTAGTTATGTAGATAATGAAGGTTTTCCCATCAGTAAAGCAATGCTATCCCCGCGTGAACGTGAAGGAATTAAAACGTTTTGGTTTTCAACAAATACATCATCAAATAAAGTAAAATATTTTCGTGAAAACCCCAAGGCAAGTATATACTTTTTTAATAGACGTTTTTTTAGAGGAGTAAGCCTTGTTGGAATAATAGAAGTCATTGAAACACCAGAGGCTAAAGAAAAATTATGGCGTGATGGTGATACCGTGTACTATAAGCAAGGTGTGACTGATCCTGATTATTGTGTATTAAAATTCACAGCCAAAAAAGGTCGCTACTATAGTAGTCTCAAATCTGAGGATTTTGATATATAA
- a CDS encoding DUF3369 domain-containing protein, whose translation MLERLIFKIIILSKHKCNHDFLTEILSSIKSKNSSVSILHAYSTEECKIIINNNSDASVLFIDSENNINSISVKNELLIVNYIRKVLKNKSIQIILKNKFLGNYSPDKIIMNYDINEFLYDKNLDRAMILSSVISSLKSFEIIKASENSKRGLEDVIKSSSIIFEIHSIGKFSIGVLNQLSSIIKSYNNLSSYNESCFVAIKKNNAFYISQGRGRFSSANGKNIKKVVSLATLREFNIVIHAKKNKYSSDHFTIYFTNNFNSSMIIYFEKLKNLPKSCINIIELFYKNMSIAFDNICLNLELESTQKEIILTLGEISEARSHETGHHVRRVAEYSNLLACKYGLPSNEIKILKLASPMHDVGKLAIPDSILNKPASLTREEFEIMKTHSKIGYDMLKSSSRRIMKSAAIIALEHHEKFDGTGYPYGLKGNSIHIYGRITAIADVFDALGSKRVYKDAWSLNEILMLFKKERGHHFDPILIDIFFDNLNSILSIKNTFSD comes from the coding sequence ATGTTAGAGAGATTAATATTTAAGATAATAATTTTAAGTAAACATAAATGTAATCATGACTTTTTAACTGAAATTTTATCTTCAATAAAAAGCAAAAATTCTTCTGTAAGTATCCTACATGCCTACTCAACAGAAGAATGTAAAATAATCATAAATAATAACAGCGATGCATCAGTATTATTTATAGACTCTGAAAACAATATAAATTCAATATCGGTAAAAAATGAATTATTAATAGTTAATTATATAAGAAAAGTTTTAAAAAACAAAAGTATCCAAATAATACTTAAAAACAAGTTTCTAGGTAATTACTCTCCTGATAAAATAATTATGAACTACGATATAAATGAGTTTCTCTACGATAAAAATCTTGATAGAGCTATGATTCTATCCTCGGTTATTTCTTCATTAAAATCCTTTGAAATTATTAAAGCTTCTGAAAATAGTAAAAGGGGATTAGAAGATGTAATTAAAAGTTCTTCTATTATCTTTGAAATTCACTCCATTGGCAAATTCTCCATAGGAGTTTTAAATCAATTATCCTCAATTATTAAATCATATAATAACCTTTCATCTTATAATGAATCCTGTTTTGTAGCTATCAAAAAGAATAATGCTTTTTACATATCACAAGGCAGAGGACGATTTTCTTCTGCTAATGGCAAAAATATAAAAAAAGTTGTTTCATTAGCAACATTACGAGAATTTAATATTGTAATTCATGCCAAAAAAAATAAATACTCAAGTGACCACTTTACCATATATTTTACTAATAATTTTAATTCAAGTATGATAATTTATTTTGAAAAGCTTAAAAACTTACCAAAATCATGTATAAATATCATAGAATTATTTTATAAAAATATGTCTATAGCCTTTGACAATATATGCCTTAATCTTGAACTGGAATCAACTCAAAAGGAAATAATACTAACTCTTGGAGAAATATCCGAAGCTAGATCCCATGAAACAGGTCATCACGTAAGAAGGGTTGCAGAATATTCTAATCTCTTGGCTTGTAAATACGGATTGCCTTCCAATGAAATTAAAATTTTAAAACTGGCATCACCTATGCATGATGTTGGAAAATTAGCAATACCTGATTCCATCTTAAATAAACCTGCTTCTCTCACAAGAGAAGAATTTGAAATAATGAAGACTCATTCTAAAATAGGCTATGATATGCTGAAATCCTCAAGCAGAAGGATTATGAAAAGCGCTGCAATAATAGCTCTAGAACATCATGAAAAATTTGATGGGACTGGCTATCCATATGGCCTTAAAGGTAATAGTATACATATATATGGCCGCATAACTGCTATAGCCGATGTCTTTGATGCTCTAGGGTCAAAGCGTGTATATAAAGATGCGTGGAGTCTGAATGAAATATTAATGCTTTTTAAAAAAGAAAGAGGACATCATTTTGATCCCATATTAATAGATATCTTTTTTGATAATCTAAATTCCATATTAAGCATAAAAAATACATTCTCAGACTGA
- a CDS encoding DUF3783 domain-containing protein, with product MKNNSRMYVYGFEENEIEELKKIVSENKLPGFSTINKNMGNMKVRDIIKGLSVSTYDEELPACKLVLFNKFTDKQVETAIKAIRGIGKSSPIFASVTPTSMNWTVKHLLQELNKEREWYLKNGK from the coding sequence ATGAAGAACAATAGTAGAATGTATGTGTATGGATTTGAGGAAAATGAAATTGAAGAATTAAAAAAGATTGTAAGTGAAAATAAACTTCCTGGTTTTTCAACAATAAATAAAAATATGGGCAATATGAAAGTCAGGGATATAATAAAGGGTCTAAGTGTTTCAACATATGATGAGGAATTGCCAGCATGTAAGCTTGTTTTGTTTAATAAATTTACAGACAAACAAGTTGAGACAGCTATAAAAGCTATAAGAGGTATAGGTAAAAGCTCACCTATATTTGCATCGGTAACCCCTACATCTATGAATTGGACTGTAAAGCATTTACTCCAGGAATTAAACAAAGAACGTGAATGGTATCTAAAGAATGGGAAGTAA